A DNA window from Engystomops pustulosus chromosome 6, aEngPut4.maternal, whole genome shotgun sequence contains the following coding sequences:
- the LOC140065368 gene encoding probable G-protein coupled receptor 33: MLANLSNNTNIDAETFRAITTTKIICLPFLLITFLFGLVINTLYLWILCFRIRRNLNTVWFSHLILCNLIFILVIPFLGVMFLFHPQWVLGEFMCKLVNFLLSFGMYGFVFFLTIISLDRYWLVFHPHFYRNRMNTRQLSLICLIIWGLAFFCASPYLIFRKVRQERNISICYNDYTMKGKRDVDLEAKVKWAILYFRLLGGFFIPLGIITICYLKIGFKIKKEKLTKSRKPYKIIFMAITSFFICWAPYHIWYGMTIEKGLFREKTLQALKVFATITTCFNACLTPILYLFIVEKFKTVFKKSIVSIVQTALNDAFLRSTDNRSEPQSASVRKEESQENKI, encoded by the coding sequence ATGCTGGCCAATCTGTCCAACAACACCAACATTGATGCAGAGACCTTCAGAGCAATCACAACCACAAAGATCATCTGTCTACCGTTTCTGCTGATCACATTTCTTTTCGGATTGGTCATCAACACTCTCTAtctctggattttgtgctttaggATAAGAAGGAACCTCAATACGGTCTGGTTTTCGCACCTCATCCTCTGCAATCTCATCTTCATCCTCGTCATACCTTTCTTGGGTGTTATGTTTTTGTTCCATCCTCAATGGGTCCTGGGTGAATTCATGTGTAAATTAGTCAATTTCCTTCTGTCCTTCGGCATGTATGGGTTTGTGTTCTTTCTCACCATCATCAGCCTTGACCGATACTGGTTGGTTTTTCATCCCCATTTTTACAGGAATCGCATGAACACTCGACAATTGTCATTGATTTGCCTAATAATTTGGGGTTTAGCTTTTTTTTGTGCTTCCCCATATCTCATCTTTCGTAAAGTCCGCCAAGAAAGGAACATCTCTATCTGCTACAATGATTACACCATGAAGGGTAAACGGGATGTAGACCTTGAAGCCAAGGTCAAGTGGGCCATCTTGTACTTCCGTCTACTGGGAGGGTTCTTCATCCCTCTAGGTATTATTACTATCTGCTACCTAAAAATTGGCTTCAagatcaaaaaagaaaaattgacaaaaTCCAGGAAGCCCTACAAGATCATATTCATGGCCATCACATCTTTCTTCATCTGCTGGGCACCTTATCACATCTGGTATGGAATGACCATAGAGAAGGGATTATTTCGAGAAAAAACGCTACAAGCCCTGAAGGTCTTTGCCACCATAACCACGTGCTTTAACGCCTGCCTCACACCGATTCTATATCTTTTCATTGTCGAAAAATTTAAGACTGTCTTCAAGAAGTCCATAGTGTCTATCGTACAGACTGCTCTCAATGACGCTTTTCTCAGGAGTACGGACAATAGATCGGAACCACAATCTGCATCGGTAAGAAAGGAGGAATCTCAAGAAAATAAAATTTAA